A single region of the Streptomyces sp. NBC_01803 genome encodes:
- a CDS encoding AfsR/SARP family transcriptional regulator, producing MEVHILGPVGMVSRGRLTGLGSDKERLILASLALVVGRPIAIDTLIDRLWEGQTPETARPNVHTYISRIRRALAKAGEGSDAPRIRGHAHTYTLEAAPESVDWHRYRETAERARRLVAEGDDDAAGALLRQADLLWQGEALAGLPGSWAGQMRLSLTESRLSVTSSRIAAELRMGRFSELVGELSALVQQYPSHQTLAGQLMIAYYGDRRHADALRVYREVRRALRAEDGLDPDEELTRIHRHVLDRAPLRELIPGPPNGPRPPRSPAPRSNLPRHNPLVGREPEMRRLRAAAEAAGDKGAIVALEAISGMAGVGKTALAVNAARQLRERFPDGQFHIELRAHDLARQPLTTGAALASLLRHLGVPATSIPLDVEERAVLGRNVLSRRRAVIILDDADGPEQIRPLLPTESGSLFIITSRRRLSGLPGVRSIALDVLPPADAMALFRSFAADDRTEDDAELSTVVHLLGYLPLALELAANRFGAHPSWSLATLRERLSRGSGRLSEIRDGDSEIARAFELSYQTLTADQRAAFRRLGLHVGGGFGPHAAATLMDLPLERTERLLESLLRCHLLQEPTPHRYRFHDLLGEYAHALALSEETAEERDAAQRRLIEFYLHAAARADRVLYPRRPRLTLPAPPVSLPIPTPRDAEDGRQWLTTERSNLLAVERDARHGRAPDRAALLSHVLAEFLHAESHWVDTERMHRHAVDHWQRAGLQRPLCLGLLALGNTYAATGNYPEARRTCQRALEIASTVLDADAEVEAVKLLGIVHWHLGENRTALAFHEKALALRAVGGVTHDRVRHLNNIAISLIALGDHGRAREFFLQVIGLLQEEGDERNLCKALNNLGDLYINMGQPESAREVLEQSIDLAEASGSLSDLTTARANLASILTAGSSEEVSSALRMYEACLETFSQLGDRKNEANALMGAGKCLHRMRDFAAAMRRHSDALKLTRAIGAAHEEAQALRGMAEAETAFGHLDAASGHLHEAITAAERIAAQGEAARARAALAEVRHLQGRKAEARALWMAAHKTLLPLDRVHAAQIHARLDGGATASVDPV from the coding sequence GTGGAGGTGCACATCCTCGGCCCCGTCGGAATGGTCTCGCGGGGGCGGCTGACGGGCCTCGGTTCCGACAAAGAGCGCCTCATCCTGGCTTCCCTGGCTCTCGTCGTGGGGCGTCCGATCGCGATCGACACGCTCATCGACCGGCTGTGGGAGGGCCAGACGCCGGAGACGGCGCGCCCGAACGTCCACACCTACATATCGCGGATCCGCAGAGCGCTGGCCAAGGCCGGAGAGGGTTCCGACGCGCCCCGCATCAGGGGCCACGCGCACACGTACACCCTGGAGGCGGCGCCGGAGTCGGTCGACTGGCACCGGTACCGGGAGACCGCGGAGCGGGCCAGAAGGCTGGTGGCCGAGGGAGACGACGACGCGGCCGGCGCGCTGCTGCGCCAGGCGGACCTTCTCTGGCAGGGGGAAGCACTCGCCGGGCTGCCCGGCTCGTGGGCGGGTCAGATGCGCCTCAGCCTTACGGAGTCGCGGCTCAGCGTCACCTCCTCCCGCATCGCGGCGGAGCTCCGCATGGGGCGCTTCTCCGAGCTGGTGGGGGAGCTGTCCGCGCTCGTCCAGCAGTATCCGAGCCATCAGACGCTGGCGGGACAGCTCATGATCGCCTACTACGGCGACCGCCGACACGCGGACGCCCTCCGCGTCTACCGGGAGGTGCGCAGGGCGCTCCGCGCGGAGGACGGGCTCGATCCGGACGAGGAATTGACGCGGATCCACCGGCATGTCCTGGACCGCGCCCCGTTGCGCGAGTTGATCCCCGGCCCGCCCAACGGCCCCCGCCCGCCACGCTCCCCCGCCCCCCGGAGCAACCTGCCCCGGCACAATCCCCTGGTGGGCCGCGAGCCGGAGATGCGCCGGCTGCGCGCCGCGGCCGAAGCGGCGGGCGACAAGGGGGCGATCGTCGCCCTGGAGGCGATCTCGGGCATGGCCGGCGTGGGGAAGACCGCGCTGGCCGTCAACGCCGCGCGGCAACTGCGCGAGAGGTTCCCCGACGGTCAGTTCCACATCGAGCTGCGCGCCCACGACCTCGCGCGGCAGCCGCTGACCACGGGCGCCGCGCTCGCCAGTCTCCTGCGCCACCTGGGAGTTCCGGCGACGTCCATTCCCCTGGACGTCGAAGAGCGGGCGGTCCTGGGGCGGAACGTTCTGTCGCGCCGCCGCGCCGTGATCATCCTGGACGACGCCGACGGACCCGAGCAGATCCGGCCGCTGCTGCCGACCGAGTCCGGCTCGCTGTTCATCATCACCAGCCGCAGGCGGCTCAGCGGACTGCCGGGCGTCAGGTCGATCGCCCTCGATGTCCTGCCCCCGGCGGACGCGATGGCGCTGTTCAGAAGCTTCGCCGCCGACGACCGGACGGAGGACGACGCTGAACTCTCCACCGTGGTACATCTCCTCGGCTATCTCCCCCTGGCCCTGGAACTCGCGGCCAACCGCTTCGGCGCCCACCCGTCGTGGTCACTGGCCACCCTCCGCGAGCGCCTCTCGCGCGGCTCCGGGCGGCTCTCCGAGATACGCGACGGCGACTCGGAGATCGCCAGGGCCTTCGAGCTCTCCTATCAAACGCTGACGGCCGACCAGCGAGCCGCCTTCCGCAGGCTGGGACTGCACGTGGGCGGCGGATTCGGACCACACGCCGCGGCGACGCTGATGGACCTGCCGCTGGAGAGGACGGAACGGCTGCTTGAGTCGCTGCTCCGGTGCCACCTCCTGCAGGAGCCCACGCCCCATCGGTACCGCTTCCACGACCTTCTGGGGGAGTACGCGCACGCCCTGGCGCTCTCCGAGGAGACGGCGGAGGAGCGCGACGCGGCACAGCGGCGGCTGATCGAGTTCTACCTGCACGCCGCGGCCCGCGCCGACCGCGTCCTCTATCCCCGGCGCCCACGCCTCACGCTCCCCGCGCCGCCCGTGAGCCTGCCCATCCCGACGCCGCGCGACGCGGAGGACGGCAGGCAGTGGCTCACCACCGAGCGCTCGAACCTCCTCGCGGTGGAGCGCGACGCCCGCCACGGCCGGGCCCCCGACCGAGCGGCACTGCTGAGTCACGTCCTGGCGGAGTTCCTGCACGCCGAATCCCACTGGGTGGACACGGAGCGGATGCACCGGCACGCCGTCGATCACTGGCAGCGGGCTGGTCTCCAACGCCCGCTGTGTCTCGGGCTCCTCGCCCTCGGCAACACTTACGCGGCCACCGGGAACTACCCCGAGGCCCGGCGTACGTGCCAACGTGCTCTGGAGATCGCCTCCACGGTGCTCGACGCCGACGCGGAGGTGGAAGCTGTGAAGCTGCTCGGAATCGTGCACTGGCATCTGGGGGAAAACCGAACGGCTCTCGCCTTCCATGAGAAAGCACTTGCTCTGCGCGCGGTCGGCGGAGTCACGCACGACCGGGTGAGGCATCTCAACAATATAGCGATTTCACTCATCGCCCTCGGCGACCACGGCCGCGCCCGGGAATTCTTCCTCCAAGTCATAGGTCTGCTGCAGGAGGAAGGAGATGAGAGGAATCTCTGCAAGGCCCTGAACAATCTCGGAGACCTCTACATCAACATGGGGCAGCCGGAATCGGCGCGTGAGGTTCTCGAGCAGTCGATCGACCTCGCTGAAGCAAGCGGAAGCCTTTCCGACCTGACCACCGCGCGGGCGAATCTCGCATCGATTCTGACCGCCGGCAGCAGCGAGGAAGTATCGTCCGCGCTACGGATGTACGAGGCATGCCTCGAAACCTTCTCACAGCTCGGCGACCGGAAGAACGAGGCCAACGCACTGATGGGCGCCGGGAAATGTCTGCATCGCATGCGGGACTTCGCCGCCGCCATGAGACGGCACTCCGACGCCCTCAAGTTGACTCGCGCCATCGGTGCCGCGCATGAGGAGGCCCAAGCTCTCCGCGGGATGGCGGAGGCGGAGACGGCCTTCGGACACCTTGATGCCGCCAGCGGGCATTTGCACGAGGCGATCACGGCGGCGGAGAGAATAGCCGCCCAGGGAGAGGCGGCACGGGCCAGGGCCGCCTTGGCCGAGGTCCGTCATCTTCAGGGTCGGAAGGCGGAAGCGCGGGCCCTGTGGATGGCGGCGCACAAGACGCTTCTCCCCCTTGACCGTGTACACGCGGCCCAGATTCACGCCCGCCTGGACGGTGGTGCGACGGCTTCCGTCGACCCCGTTTGA
- a CDS encoding tetratricopeptide repeat protein produces MAALSESRAHSPDGFSPLIVVTGPAGIGKTALVSRWLRGTTDDFPDGHLYADLRAHAPGGPALPGEILGQFLRALGAAAIPADPQERMALWRSVTERRAIAIMLDNVFTAAQARPLLPGGERGLVVATSRYRLTGLSTEGAVLHQLGPLEPEVAVQLLSRGVGRERMRDEAAAARRIVALCAGMPLAVCLASARLASRPRQPVRALADALAQEQRRLTELAVEGETVVRSALDESYAALPPDVARLYRRLGPLPVRTFEARLVAAACAVPVQEAERLLDALIEANLIEDIGPDSHRFHDLVRIHAAERAAEEDSGASRTETLRRTADWCLATTSAAQRMLTPAQATMPRAYAHPPAEPRSFADETDALAWMESRRSDLLAVARAASAEGWHDTVWQQVDALWPLFLRLRHYDLWIEAHGLGLAAAREAGNGPAERRMLNSGAIGLSGARRLDDAIDWYTASLRAAREAGDARDEGQALLGLGACHRDAGRLTAAAPHLTRAITVWKDVGYLRGAALARIVLGEIAAATGDLPHALDCFTEAREELTALTEPYEAARASAFLGHTRAVAGDFDGARAELGAALAVFEAAGASHWQARTLEMLGDSALRQRDAVAARGYLGRSLALFTSYSPADASRVRGLLDRTTAG; encoded by the coding sequence TTGGCGGCACTGTCCGAGTCACGCGCCCACAGCCCGGACGGGTTCAGCCCGTTGATCGTGGTGACCGGACCCGCCGGGATCGGGAAGACGGCATTGGTCTCGCGGTGGCTGCGCGGCACGACGGACGACTTCCCCGACGGCCATCTCTACGCGGATCTTCGCGCGCACGCGCCCGGCGGTCCCGCTCTTCCGGGCGAAATCCTCGGCCAATTCCTGCGCGCCCTCGGTGCCGCGGCGATCCCGGCGGATCCGCAGGAGCGCATGGCCTTATGGCGCTCGGTCACCGAACGGCGAGCCATCGCCATCATGCTCGACAACGTCTTCACCGCCGCTCAGGCGCGTCCGCTGCTCCCGGGCGGCGAGCGCGGTCTCGTGGTGGCCACCAGCCGGTACCGGCTGACGGGGCTGAGCACGGAGGGCGCCGTCCTCCACCAACTCGGTCCGCTGGAGCCCGAGGTCGCAGTCCAGCTCCTTTCCCGGGGAGTCGGCAGGGAGCGGATGCGCGACGAGGCGGCGGCGGCCCGGCGGATCGTCGCGCTGTGCGCCGGGATGCCGTTGGCGGTGTGTCTCGCCTCCGCGCGGCTGGCGTCCCGGCCGAGGCAGCCCGTCAGGGCCCTGGCCGACGCGCTCGCGCAGGAGCAGCGGCGGCTGACCGAGTTGGCCGTGGAAGGGGAGACCGTGGTCCGCAGCGCGCTGGACGAGTCGTACGCCGCACTGCCTCCCGACGTCGCCCGGCTCTACCGGCGGCTCGGGCCGCTTCCCGTGCGGACGTTCGAGGCCCGCTTGGTGGCCGCGGCCTGTGCCGTTCCCGTTCAGGAGGCGGAGAGACTGCTCGACGCGCTGATCGAGGCGAATCTGATCGAGGACATCGGCCCGGACAGTCATCGTTTCCACGATCTTGTCCGCATTCACGCCGCCGAACGCGCGGCGGAGGAGGACTCCGGGGCGAGCCGGACGGAAACGCTGCGGCGGACGGCCGACTGGTGCCTGGCTACGACGAGCGCGGCGCAGAGGATGCTCACCCCCGCCCAGGCGACGATGCCGCGCGCCTACGCCCATCCGCCCGCGGAGCCGCGCTCCTTCGCCGACGAGACCGACGCGCTGGCGTGGATGGAGAGCCGGCGATCGGATCTGCTGGCGGTGGCCCGCGCGGCGTCGGCCGAGGGGTGGCACGACACGGTGTGGCAGCAAGTGGACGCCCTGTGGCCGCTCTTCCTGCGGCTGCGCCACTACGACCTCTGGATCGAGGCGCACGGACTCGGCCTGGCCGCCGCACGGGAGGCCGGGAACGGGCCGGCCGAACGCCGAATGCTCAACTCCGGGGCCATCGGACTGAGCGGTGCCCGGCGATTGGACGACGCCATCGACTGGTACACCGCCTCGCTCCGCGCGGCGCGGGAAGCGGGAGATGCCCGGGACGAGGGGCAGGCGTTGCTGGGGCTCGGTGCCTGTCACCGTGACGCCGGGCGACTGACGGCCGCCGCGCCGCACCTGACGCGGGCCATCACCGTCTGGAAGGACGTCGGTTACCTGCGCGGAGCGGCGCTCGCCCGGATCGTGCTGGGCGAAATCGCCGCGGCCACCGGGGATCTGCCACACGCCCTGGACTGTTTCACCGAGGCCCGCGAGGAGTTGACCGCCCTAACCGAACCGTACGAGGCGGCCCGCGCCTCGGCGTTTCTCGGGCACACCCGCGCGGTGGCAGGGGACTTCGACGGAGCGCGGGCGGAACTGGGCGCGGCGCTGGCCGTGTTCGAGGCGGCGGGAGCGTCCCACTGGCAGGCGCGCACCCTGGAGATGCTGGGTGACAGCGCGCTCCGCCAGCGGGACGCCGTTGCCGCGCGTGGCTATCTGGGGCGTTCCCTCGCCCTGTTCACCTCCTACAGCCCGGCGGACGCGAGCCGGGTGAGAGGGCTGCTGGACAGGACGACAGCGGGCTGA
- a CDS encoding tetratricopeptide repeat protein produces the protein MSWPQRIGVIPERASCFQHRGVVDALDAAVARGGTAVLCQVLSGTGGVGKTQLAAHYARRQWQSGTVDLLVWATAGNRDAIISAYARAGAQVAGADGHDPEEAARDFLAWLETTARPWLVVLDDVADPGDLRGLWPRRNPVGRVVVTTRRRDAVLTGSGRELVPVGLFTPEEATAYLNATLAEHGREEDPEQVLRLAQDLGFLPLALAQAVAYLIDRGLDCASYRRRFADRRRTLADIMPEDGALPDEQRRTVAATWSLSVDLADRLRPAGLARPLLRVASVLNANGIPTTVLTSPPALEYLGAHIGGREVDEEDAHDALHCLHRLNLVDLAGGDVPGSRVRIHALIQRATRDQLDSAEFDRVVRVAERALMHAWPEIDNGGSGGDVRANAEALHTHAGARLWRDGAPVALYQVGRSLGRAGLAVSATQHWEQMVADARRHLGPDHPDTLTVRVALIEWRGVSGDRMGTVNALERLLADRLRVLGPDHPDTLIAHALIADWREKAGDRMGTVRATERLLAERLRVLGPDHPDTLAARALVAERRGSAGDRAGAMRELKELLAERLRVFGPDHPDTLTTRARIAERRGQSGDRAGAVRELEELLADRLRVLGPDHPDTLASRARIAEWRGQSGDRAGAVVAAQELLADRVRVLGPDHPDTLMARAVIAEQCRRAGDWAGAVRALEELLADRVRVLGPDHGDTLSTRALIVEWRGQSGDRVGAVRAAEDLLAEQRRVRGPDHPDTLGARALLAQRKGAAGDRTGAAEALEHLLADRLRVRGPDHPDTLATRARLAEWRGAAGDREGAMRALRELLAERLRVLGPDHRETLATRASIAETRGAAGDRAGAARALEELLVDRLRVLGPEHRDIAATRKRIAFWRAGQVRYYLRWRAADGSPQSMGPFPQAATARQAGVWARRGGGTGIEVVAESD, from the coding sequence GTGTCCTGGCCGCAGCGCATCGGCGTCATCCCTGAGCGGGCGAGCTGCTTCCAGCACCGCGGCGTGGTCGACGCCCTCGACGCCGCCGTCGCACGGGGCGGCACGGCCGTGCTCTGCCAGGTGCTGTCCGGCACCGGCGGGGTCGGCAAGACACAGCTCGCCGCGCACTACGCCCGGCGGCAGTGGCAGTCGGGCACGGTCGATCTGCTGGTGTGGGCCACGGCGGGGAACCGGGACGCGATCATCTCCGCCTACGCCCGCGCCGGAGCGCAGGTCGCCGGCGCCGACGGCCACGATCCGGAGGAGGCCGCGCGGGACTTCCTCGCCTGGCTGGAGACCACCGCGCGGCCCTGGCTCGTCGTCCTGGACGACGTGGCCGACCCGGGGGACCTGCGCGGCCTGTGGCCCCGGCGGAACCCGGTCGGCCGCGTGGTCGTCACCACCCGCCGCCGGGACGCCGTACTGACGGGCAGCGGGCGGGAGTTGGTGCCGGTCGGACTGTTCACCCCGGAGGAGGCCACCGCCTACCTCAACGCGACGCTCGCCGAGCACGGCCGGGAGGAGGACCCGGAGCAGGTGCTCCGACTGGCCCAGGATCTCGGCTTCCTACCGCTGGCCCTGGCCCAGGCCGTCGCGTATCTGATCGACCGCGGCCTCGACTGCGCCTCGTACCGCAGGCGGTTCGCCGACCGGCGCCGGACGCTGGCCGACATCATGCCCGAGGACGGGGCGCTGCCCGACGAGCAGCGCCGGACCGTCGCCGCCACCTGGTCGCTCTCCGTCGATCTGGCCGACCGGTTGCGGCCCGCCGGCCTCGCCCGGCCGCTGCTGCGCGTGGCCAGCGTGCTCAACGCCAACGGCATCCCCACCACCGTGCTCACCAGCCCGCCCGCCCTCGAATACCTCGGCGCCCACATCGGCGGCCGGGAAGTGGACGAGGAGGACGCGCACGACGCGCTGCACTGCCTGCACCGGCTCAACCTCGTGGACCTGGCGGGCGGCGATGTCCCCGGCAGCCGGGTCCGCATCCACGCGCTGATCCAGCGGGCCACCCGGGATCAGCTGGACTCCGCCGAGTTCGACCGCGTGGTGCGGGTCGCAGAGCGGGCCCTGATGCACGCCTGGCCGGAGATCGACAACGGCGGCAGCGGCGGCGACGTCCGGGCCAACGCCGAGGCCCTGCACACCCACGCCGGGGCCCGGCTGTGGCGGGACGGCGCGCCCGTCGCGCTCTACCAGGTCGGGCGCAGCCTCGGCCGGGCCGGGCTCGCGGTCTCGGCGACCCAGCACTGGGAGCAGATGGTGGCCGACGCGCGGCGGCACCTGGGACCCGACCACCCGGACACCCTCACGGTGCGGGTCGCGCTCATCGAGTGGCGGGGCGTGTCGGGGGACCGTATGGGCACGGTCAACGCGCTGGAACGGCTGCTGGCCGACCGGCTGCGGGTGCTGGGCCCCGACCATCCGGACACGCTGATCGCGCACGCCCTGATCGCGGACTGGCGGGAGAAGGCCGGGGACCGGATGGGCACGGTCCGGGCGACCGAACGCCTGCTGGCGGAACGGCTGCGGGTGCTGGGCCCCGACCACCCCGACACGCTGGCCGCCCGTGCCCTGGTCGCGGAACGGCGCGGCTCGGCGGGCGACCGGGCGGGCGCCATGCGGGAGTTGAAGGAGCTGCTGGCGGAACGGCTGCGCGTCTTCGGCCCCGACCATCCGGACACGCTCACCACGCGGGCCCGGATCGCGGAGCGGCGCGGGCAGTCCGGCGACCGGGCCGGCGCGGTGCGGGAGCTGGAAGAGCTGCTGGCCGACCGGCTGCGGGTGCTGGGCCCCGACCATCCGGACACGCTGGCCAGCCGGGCCCGGATCGCCGAGTGGCGCGGGCAGTCCGGGGACCGGGCCGGCGCGGTGGTCGCGGCGCAGGAGCTGCTGGCCGACCGGGTGCGGGTGCTGGGCCCGGACCACCCGGACACGCTGATGGCGCGGGCCGTCATCGCGGAACAGTGCCGGCGGGCGGGCGACTGGGCGGGCGCGGTGCGGGCGTTGGAGGAGCTGCTGGCCGACCGGGTGCGGGTGCTGGGTCCCGACCACGGTGACACGCTGTCGACGCGGGCGCTGATCGTGGAGTGGCGCGGGCAGTCCGGGGACCGGGTGGGCGCGGTGCGGGCGGCGGAGGATCTGCTCGCCGAGCAGCGCCGGGTGCGCGGCCCCGACCATCCCGACACGCTGGGCGCGCGGGCGCTCCTCGCACAGCGCAAGGGCGCGGCCGGGGACCGGACCGGCGCGGCCGAGGCGCTGGAACACCTGCTCGCGGACCGGCTGCGGGTGCGGGGGCCCGACCATCCGGACACGCTGGCCACGCGGGCCCGGCTCGCGGAGTGGCGTGGCGCGGCGGGCGACCGCGAGGGCGCGATGCGGGCGCTGCGGGAGCTGCTGGCCGAACGGCTACGGGTGCTGGGTCCCGACCATCGCGAGACGCTCGCCACCCGCGCGAGCATCGCGGAGACGCGCGGCGCGGCGGGTGACCGGGCCGGCGCGGCGCGGGCGTTGGAGGAGCTGCTCGTGGACCGGCTGCGGGTGCTCGGGCCCGAGCACCGCGACATCGCGGCCACACGCAAACGGATCGCGTTCTGGCGCGCCGGGCAGGTGCGTTACTACCTGCGCTGGCGGGCCGCCGACGGATCGCCCCAGTCGATGGGCCCCTTCCCGCAGGCCGCCACCGCGCGGCAGGCCGGGGTGTGGGCGCGGCGCGGGGGCGGCACGGGCATCGAGGTGGTGGCGGAGAGCGATTAG
- a CDS encoding excinuclease ABC subunit UvrA, translating to MSAEPSATTAAAQPAPADSHDVIRVRGARENNLADVSLDIPKRRLTVFTGVSGSGKSSLVFGTIAAESQRLINETYTAFIQSFMPSLGRPDVDGLHNLSAAIVVDQERMGANSRSTVGTATDAYTMLRIIFSRLGTPHIGTSSAFSFNSPEGMCPECEGLGQVSTIDIDQLVDRDLSLNEGAITAPGFAVDSWYWQIMAHSGLYDPDKKLRDFTPAEWEDFLHKSATKVKVGSNNMTYEGLVTKVQRTYLSKDRDSMQSHIRAFVDRAVVFTECPACGGSRLSAAALSSTVAGVNIARCSAMQISDLAEFVRSIEDPSVAPLLATLRQTLESLVEIGLGYLSLDRTSATLSGGESQRVKMVRHLGSSLTDVTYVFDEPTVGLHPHDIQRMNGLLLRLRDKGNTVLVVEHKPEVIAIADHVVDLGPGAGTNGGRICYSGDVAGLRASGTLTGRHLDHRAGPRERTREPLGTLSIEHADLHNLRDVSVEIPLGVLTVVTGVAGSGKSSLIHGYLSDRDGVVVADQSPIRGSRRSNPATYSGLLSPIRTAFAKANKVKAALFSANSEGACPHCNGIGVVYTDLAMMAGVASVCERCEGKRFTPEVLRYTLRGKNISEVLGMSVAEAREFFPSGQASAILERLTDVGLSYLRLGQPLTTLSGGERQRLKLAIHMAEKSSTYVLDEPTTGLHMADVDQLLALLDRLVDDGNTVVVIEHHQAVMAHADWIIDLGPGGGHDGGQVVFTGTPAALIADADTLTARHLREYVSAQRG from the coding sequence ATGTCCGCCGAACCGTCCGCCACCACCGCCGCCGCCCAGCCCGCTCCGGCGGACAGCCACGACGTCATCCGGGTGCGCGGCGCCCGGGAGAACAATCTGGCGGACGTCTCGCTCGACATCCCCAAGCGCCGCCTCACCGTCTTCACCGGCGTCTCCGGCTCCGGCAAGTCCTCGCTCGTCTTCGGCACCATCGCCGCCGAGTCGCAGCGCCTGATCAACGAGACGTACACCGCGTTCATCCAGTCGTTCATGCCGAGCCTCGGCCGGCCCGATGTCGACGGCCTGCACAACCTGAGCGCGGCGATCGTGGTCGACCAGGAGCGGATGGGGGCCAACTCCCGCTCCACCGTGGGCACCGCCACCGACGCCTACACCATGCTGCGGATCATCTTCAGCCGCCTGGGCACCCCGCACATCGGGACGTCGAGCGCCTTCAGCTTCAACAGCCCGGAGGGTATGTGCCCCGAGTGCGAGGGCCTCGGCCAGGTGTCGACGATCGACATCGACCAGCTCGTGGACCGGGACCTCTCCCTCAACGAGGGCGCGATCACCGCGCCCGGCTTCGCCGTCGACTCGTGGTACTGGCAGATCATGGCGCACTCCGGGTTATACGACCCGGACAAGAAGCTGCGGGACTTCACCCCGGCCGAGTGGGAGGACTTCCTGCACAAGTCCGCCACCAAGGTCAAAGTCGGCTCGAACAACATGACGTACGAAGGGCTCGTCACCAAGGTCCAGCGGACCTACCTGTCCAAGGACCGCGACTCGATGCAGTCCCACATCCGCGCGTTCGTGGACCGGGCCGTGGTGTTCACCGAGTGTCCCGCCTGCGGCGGCTCGCGGCTGAGCGCCGCCGCGCTGTCCTCGACCGTCGCCGGGGTCAACATCGCGCGCTGCTCCGCGATGCAGATCAGCGATCTGGCCGAGTTCGTCCGCTCCATCGAGGACCCGTCCGTGGCCCCGCTGCTCGCCACCCTGCGGCAGACGCTGGAGTCGCTGGTGGAGATCGGCCTCGGCTATCTGAGCCTGGACCGCACCTCCGCCACCCTCTCCGGCGGCGAGAGCCAGCGCGTGAAGATGGTCCGCCACCTCGGCTCCAGCCTGACCGACGTCACCTATGTCTTCGACGAGCCCACGGTCGGCCTGCACCCGCACGACATCCAGCGGATGAACGGCCTGCTGCTGCGCCTGCGCGACAAGGGCAACACGGTGCTCGTCGTGGAGCACAAGCCGGAGGTCATCGCGATCGCCGACCACGTCGTGGACCTCGGCCCCGGCGCGGGCACGAACGGCGGCCGGATCTGTTACAGCGGGGACGTGGCCGGGCTGCGCGCCTCCGGCACCCTGACCGGACGGCACCTCGACCACCGGGCGGGACCGCGGGAGCGGACCCGCGAGCCGCTGGGCACCCTGTCGATCGAGCACGCCGACCTGCACAACCTGCGGGATGTCAGCGTGGAGATCCCGCTCGGGGTGCTGACCGTGGTCACCGGGGTCGCCGGGTCCGGGAAGAGCTCGCTGATCCACGGGTATCTGTCGGACCGGGACGGCGTGGTGGTCGCCGACCAGTCGCCGATCCGCGGCTCCCGGCGGAGCAACCCGGCGACGTACAGCGGCCTGCTGAGCCCGATCCGCACCGCGTTCGCCAAGGCCAACAAGGTGAAGGCCGCCCTGTTCAGCGCCAATTCGGAAGGTGCCTGCCCCCACTGCAACGGTATCGGCGTCGTCTACACCGACCTCGCCATGATGGCGGGGGTGGCGTCGGTGTGCGAGCGGTGCGAGGGGAAGCGCTTCACGCCCGAGGTCCTCAGGTACACGCTGCGCGGGAAGAACATCAGCGAGGTCCTCGGCATGTCGGTGGCCGAGGCCCGCGAGTTCTTCCCGTCGGGCCAGGCGAGCGCGATCCTGGAGCGACTCACCGATGTCGGGCTCAGCTATCTGCGCCTGGGCCAGCCGCTGACCACCCTCTCCGGCGGGGAGCGCCAGCGGCTGAAGCTCGCGATCCACATGGCGGAGAAGTCCTCGACCTATGTGCTGGACGAGCCGACGACCGGGCTGCACATGGCGGACGTGGACCAGCTGCTCGCCTTGCTGGACCGGCTGGTGGACGACGGGAACACGGTGGTGGTCATCGAGCACCACCAGGCGGTCATGGCCCACGCCGACTGGATCATCGACCTCGGTCCCGGTGGCGGACACGACGGCGGCCAGGTGGTGTTCACCGGCACACCCGCCGCGCTCATAGCCGACGCCGACACGCTCACCGCCCGCCACCTGCGGGAGTACGTGAGCGCGCAGCGAGGCTAA